From Portunus trituberculatus isolate SZX2019 chromosome 37, ASM1759143v1, whole genome shotgun sequence, one genomic window encodes:
- the LOC123514390 gene encoding uncharacterized protein LOC123514390, producing MPRKCVKCFRSLPSLTVDPHEECLSCREVFCSLASHSDCCKALSHDQFLRFLDSIKDRTEKRKASSSGKRKSSPSSQQLHKRMCKMEETLGRLSLFLSSSQGSPFSGFQSLASQVDDSHPGTSRLCIGQDKRDQLVPPVARLRWYQRPPQTQTQQVVPGAGGFC from the exons ATGCCACgtaagtgtgtgaagtgttttcgttccctcccttctcttacaGTGGACCCTCATGAGGAGTGTCTATCTTGTAGGGAGGTGTTTTGTAGCCTTGCTTCCCATAGTGATTGCTGCAAGGCCTTGTCACACGACCAGTTTTTACGTTTTTTGGATAGTATTAAAGATCGTACTGAGAAGAGGAAGGCTTCGTCTTCTGGTAAGCGTAAGTCTTCCCCTTCATCTCAGCAGCTGCATAAACGCATGTGTAAGATGGAGGAGACGTTGGGTcggctttccctctttctctcctcttcacaggGTTCCCCCTTCTCTGGTTTCCAGTCTCTGGCTTCACAGGTAGACGATTCCCACCCGGGTACAAGCAGGCTGTGCATAGGCCAGGACAAGCGGGACCAGCTGGTGCCGCCGGTCGCGAGGTTGAGATGGTACCAGCGTCCGCCGCAGACGCAAACACAACAGGTGGTTCCTGGTGCAG GAGGGTTCTGTTGA